Genomic segment of Arachis stenosperma cultivar V10309 chromosome 4, arast.V10309.gnm1.PFL2, whole genome shotgun sequence:
CtaagtaccttttcatattggGGTCTTTGGCCTGATACTCCCCatttatttgggaggtcaccacttgagAGTCGTTGAATATCACTATTTTTGTCGCACCGACTTCTTCCGCCAGCTTTAGTCCtacaatcaaggcttcatattctgtcTGATTGTTGGAGGCTGGGAATTCAAATTTGAGGGAGACTTCTATTTGTGTATCCCCTTTGCTGACTAGTATTATGCCTGCGCCTCTTCCtattttgtttgaggatccatctacataCAGTTCCCATGTAGTGGATTCTTCCTCTTGATCTCCTGCATATTCTGCTACGAAGTCAGTGAGGCATTGGGCCTTgattgctgtccgagtttcgTATTTTAAGTCGAACTCAGAGAGCTCTATTCCCACTAAACCATTCTACCCGCAATATTCGTCTTTTGAAGGAtctgcttcatgggttggttcgttcGTACTTTTATTATATGAGCTTGAAAATAAGgccgtagccttcgtgaggctactACTAAGGAGTACGcaaactttttcagtttttgGTACCTTAGTTCGGGGACTTGTAGAACTTTACTGGTGAAGTACACAGGATGCTGCTTCACCTCATCTTCCCGTATTAGAGCTGATTCTACAGCTTTGTCTGCTACAGACAAATACAGGATGAGTTCTTCCCCGACTAAGGGTCGGGTCAGAATTGGAGGTTGGCTCAAAAAccttttgaactcctggaatgcTTCTTCGCATTCtggagtccattcgaactgacatccttttcttagtagaGAGAACAGTAGAAGGGATCTCAATGCTGATCCGGCCAGGACCCTAGAGAGGGCAGCAAGTCGGCCGTTCAATTGTTGAACCTCTCTTAGGCAAGTCGGggttttcatttctaggatggctttGCACTTGTCgggatttgcttcaatccccTTTTGCGTTAGCGTAAATCTTAGAAATTTTCCAGCCTCCACCGCAAAGGTACGTTTTGcaggatttagtctcatcccatgtAACCTTACGGTGTTGAAGACTTGCGAGAGGTCTATCAAGAGGTCGGTCTCCTCCTTggtttttaccagcatgtcgtccacgtagacttccatCAGGTTCCCAAGGTGGAGGGCAAACACCTTATTCATCAACCTCTGGTATGTGACTCCTGCATTTTTTAATCCAAAAGGCATGACCACATAACAGTAGTTCGCTCTtggtgtgatgaatgatgtttttTCTTCATTCGGCTTATACATCGGAATTTGATTCTATCCCGAGTAAGCGTCCATAAAcgacaagtattgataccctaagCTAGCATCTACTAGAGTATCAATACTGGAAAGTgaatatgggtctttggggcatgcATTGTTCAGGTcagtgtaatcgacgcacatcctccacttgCCATTTTGCTTTTTGACCAGCACTACATTTGCTAGCCATGCCGGATACTTAACCTCCCTGATGAAGTTAGCCTCTAAGAAAGCTTGTACTTGTTCCTCCATCACTTGAGCTTGTTCTGGTCCGAGCTTACACCTGCTGTTGTACAGATCGCGATCCGGGGTGTACTAAAAGTTTGTGGGACATGAGTTGAGGGTCTATCCCTGGCATGTCGGaagctttccaggcgaagaggtcggaattatctCGTAGGAGTTTTATTAGCCTCTGTTTTAAATCTCCACCTAGGCTGGCTCCTATGTTAGTATTTTTCCCTTCCTCTTCTCCAACCTGTACTTCTTcagtttttcctcccggttgcgGCTACAACTCTTCTTTAGCTCTTACCCCACCGAGCTCTATCGTGTGAACTTCCTTACCCTTTCCTCTGAGGTTCAAGCTTTTATTGTAGCACTTTCTTGCCAATTTCTGGTCTCCCTGCACCGTCGTTATTCCCTCAGACGTTGGAAATTTCATGCAAATGTGAGGGGTTGACACCACCGCTCCGAGCCAATTTAAGGTGGTCCTGCCAATTAAGGCATTGTACGCTGACCCAACATCGACGACTATAAAGTCGATGCTCAGAGTCTTGGATTTTTCCCTCTTTTCAAAGGTTGTGTGGAGGGGTATGTATCCTAGTGGCTTTATTGGCATGTCTCCTAGTCCATACAGGGTGTCAGGGTAAGCTTTTAGCTCCCTTTCATCCAACCCTAGTTTGTCGAATGCTGGCTTGAAGAGGATGTCAGCCAAGCTCCCTTGATCTACCaaggttctgtggagatggacATTTGCCAGGATCATGGTTATCACCACCGGATCGTCATGCCCGGGGATGATCCCTTGCTTATCTTCTTTGGTGAATGAGATAGTTGGGAGGTCGGGAGTCTCGCTTCTGACCTGGTAGACCCGCTTTAGGTGTCTCTTGCGAGATGACTTGGTGATCCCTCCTCCCCCAAATCCCCCTGAGATCATGTGTATATGTCTCTCTGGGGTTTGTGGTGGTGGGTCTCTTTGGTCACTGTCATCTCGCTTTCTTTTTTCCTGATTGTCCGACCTTTTCACAAGATATCTGTCGAGCCGACCTTCCTTgaccagcttttctatcacgtTTTTGAGGTTGTAACAGTCATTTGTAGGGTGACCAAACATCTTACGGTATTCGCAATAGTCGCCACGACTTCCTccctttttgtttttgatggCCTAGGGAGTGGTAGCCTTTCAGTATGGTAAATTTTCCGATACACATCGACTAAGGAAacttttagaggagtataagagtgatatctCCTTGGCCTTTCTGGGCCAACTTCCTCTTTCTTCTTGggctctctctctttttctttcaacGAGTGAGAGTGCCCAAGCCACCAATTCGGCTCTCGTAGTCTAacattttcctccatgttgatgtacttttcaacTCTTTTCTGTACAACATTTAAGGAGGTAGGGTGCCTTTTTGATATGGACTGGGAGAAAGAGCATTCCCTGAGTCCATTTACTAGGCCCATGATTACTGCCTCCGTGGGCAAATCTTGAATCTCCAAGCacgctttgttgaacctttccatgtagtCTCTTAAAGGTTTCCCGACCTCCTGTTTCACACCCAGGAGGCTCGGCGCGTGTTTTACCTTGTctttttgaatggagaaccgcATCAAGAATTTTCGCGAGAGGTCGTCGAAGCTCGTGACCGACCTTGGAGGGAGGCTGtcaaaccacttcatcgctgctttcgtcAAGGTGGTCGGAAAAGGTTTGCAGCGAGTAGCATCAGAAGCGTCGGccaggtacatccgacttttaaaGTTACttagatgatgctttggatccgtggtcccatcatagaggtccatatcaggacttttgaagttccttaaaacttttgccctcattatgtcctcactAAATGGGTCATCTCCCCCTAAAGGCGAATCTTCTCGGTCGCTGCGAGAGTTCCGATTTTTAAGGGAAGATTCTAATTTTAAGAGTTTTTCCTGCAACTCTTTCCGTTGCTCTATCTCATCCCTTAAGTTCTTCTTCACCTCTTGCTGTCGTTCTAATTCCTGTTCCAGCTGCTCCAAACATCCCTGGTGGCCGTGGACCAATCCCATTAGCTCGGCTGCATGGGGTGGCCCTTCTTTTCCTAATTTGCATCCCTCTGAAAAATTTACCTTTTGGTTTTTTAACCCAGAGGTACCTTCTCTGTACTGGTCATTTGCTTCTTGGTGGAGGGTTGTGTCCGCGTCATTGTTCCTGGTATTCAGATTTTCTTGTTCTGAATCGGTGGTGGCGTGGCCATCTTCGGGTGAATTGTCCGTCATCGAAGGACGATCTCTCGGGTCTCCGACAACGGCGACAATGTTACGATGGATAACCGGAGATTGATGGGCTGGACTTGCAAGGTTGGCCCAATCGTTCGAGGAAGAAGGCCTTCAAGCTTAACTCCGAGTTAGGAGCCTTCGTCCGACTTGTGTGTGAGTGAAGGAgagggggtggtacctgcaaagacactccgatgcctaagtaaGCAATGGTCTAAGCAAGTTTAGAGAGTATGGAAACTTCGgaatacctgaggggtgtcagtgtacttatagtggcgaacccataaccaccgttggagtggTTCCACCTTTTAAGAAGGATAATCGTCtctttatcttagggaggttggGATTTGACTCCTGaaagtgggttgagagattttaggggcagttacttatttgaataagtatTATCTGCCAGTTAGCCTGACTCCTGACTTCCTTTAAGTGGAGTTTGCGCCGAGCCCGACCTCTTGGATGGAGGTCGGTTGCGAGGGGAGGCCAATCTATGGATTGGACCTCTTTGTCTTATTTAGTCTTGAACCTTAGTGTTAGGTCAAGGTATGAACAgttataatttgaaattttaaattatatcctaTATTTAATTAATCAGAGACTTGATAAtatttaattgtatattttagacaatgttttattttttataatgttaattttattattttattttaaaaaacttaattaataaatatgtttattacatatttaaaattataaagactttaataataataataataataataataataaaagataattgaCGGACTTATCCCGCCAATAGACAAAATGGAAAAAGAATTGGGAACCATCTCACTGGGAAGGGCAGGCTAGCCCGTTTTACATCCCTGATATAAGTGTGTTAAGAACCACCCATAGACGAAAACTGAATTTATTTGCAAACTAATATTATTGCAAccatttatttgttttatatttaaagaaagaaaaacccACTTTTTCCCCTTTCAACCTTCAATAAAACTTCTCTTCCTTTCATAGTACTCGTTAAGAGTTCTTTTTTTGAACATGAAGTACTCTCTAGAGTTTAAGGAAGTTCTATGGAGTGTGGTGTTGCGTCTGGCCGCTTAAAAATGTGAGCACAAAGTAAACTAAATTGAGGAAACATTTGTTCAAACCCCACGTGCGAAGTGTCGGTTTTAATCAATATTCGGCGAGTTTCTTGATATATTTCATGGTAAAATTGATAGTAAATGTGTTCCCAAAACCACGCCCCCTTCAAGACACAGCTCTTCTTTGAGCTATGCTCAAGTTAGAATATGGAAGAGGACTCTCAGGTGGTGTGTTTCCATCTCTGATCCCTTCAAGGTACCTTGTGTAACCATCTCATCTCAGCTCAGGAATGTGGTCTTCCCCAACTAttccttcaaaattttctttaccGCCTCATATTAAGGGGGGTTAATGAACCACATAAAACAGAGGGGTTGCGATGCAAGACAGAAAACGAGGGGCATAGAGCTTCTCTCTGGACTGCCAACTGAGCCCAAGTGAATAATCGGCTCAGATCAGAGAGAGATATAGATGCTCTCCTACCAAAAACTCATTTCTCAGCTTTCAGATCTCAACAGCAACTCAGTTTTCACAGATCTCAACAAGAGCAGCCAGGCTGCAAGTGCTTCTTCTAATCTCCCATTAACCAAAGCATACCGTTGAGTAATTCTGTGAGCTGAGATGTGAGGAGATAAAAAGCTGTGGCACTTGGATACAGCCAAGATGCAACTGTTAATTAAGATTCAGTGTCAGATCACATATCATCCAAAAAAGTAAGCGATATACACGTGTTCCATTCTATGATATTCAATCAAAACTGCTTCAGGGTGATATACACACACATACCAAAAGTCCACAGTCTATGAAACAACAAAAGAACTACAATGCCCTAATAAAAATGTTAATCAACTTTCAGGCAAAAAATCCCAGATGTAAATGCAAGCTCACcaacaaaaaataacataataaatGTATAATAGCATGCTATATGAGTAACATAAGCACAAACCACGTCACAACTCATAAGAGGACACTTGCTGCCAGTAGGGAAATGGATAGCCAGAGATTTCATGAGCTGATGACTACAATGATTTGCCAGATCACACAGGAATAAACATCTCTGGGCACAATACAactttcttatatatatatattattgtatgCAATTACACATAGCAATAGACATATACATTTTAGCACCATAGAACAACCATATAACCTATTACTCGTGCTAACTTGGACACCATAATAAGCCAAACAAGATTGAAAAACATCAATCATAAAATGGAAAAACAAGTACCTATATGCTTTAGTATGTACCAGGGTCAGGCTGCAAGACATTCAATTGACTGCTTGCACACCTATATTACCCCCGGAGCCACGATCATAGACAGTTCCACCTGATCTAAGATTAGATAGTAAGGCATCACGACCACTCAAGACCACTTGGAAAAAGCCATCCACTCCTTTTGCAAGAAGATCTAATCCTTCTGAAAGCTTCTCCGTCGCTCTGCCTAATTGCTCAACAGTCTTCAGATCCAATTCTGTCTCAATGGGGTCGACCACATCAGGGATAATAGGGTATAATTCCTTAACAGCAGAATCAACTGCTTCCAACTCCTTCAACACAGTAAATCGCCCACTAGAAAATCTAACTCTAACTTCCTCATTTACAAGATTTTGCAAACTTTTAAATTCTGGAGCCCATGTATATATTTCAGCCACATCCAAATCTATCAACTTCTTGGTAGAGCCTGAAAAAGCTGCTGCAAACACACTACATACAAATACTGTCTGCACCTTTACTCCATACATAGCTTGCATCAAAACCTTCCCCTTGGGAGACTTTTTGACCTTTGGCAGATCAAGTGACCCGACAAGATTATCCAAGATTCCATCACATTTTTCAATCCTAGGGTTCCTAGAATCAATATGCTTCTTCCAACCATCAAGTGAAGATTGAGCTCGGGCAAACTGCTTTGAAGAGGAAGAATTCAATTTATGCAATGCACATTGAAGTAAAAGATTACCCTGGTTCAGACGTGATAACTCAGAACTAAATGCAATGCATATATCTAGCAATTTTACACTGATGTCCAAGTACACGTCTATCCATTTTTCATCCCAATCATGAACAGGAAGATCAAGATCTGCTATGAGGGTTTTAATATCATTATGAGTCTCACTAAGCATTTGCATAGCCAAAGTCATCCAAGATAAACTGAGGATCTCATCATTGCTTTTGGGCATAAGCTTTTTCAGCCTTTCTCCCAGCGTTACCTCAAAGGCATGTAATACTGCCAGAAGTTGAGGAGACAAGACAGATCCTTTAGGTGATATCATCCGGAAAGGATTTCCAAAAGGAAAGAATGGTCTGTGTGGTTCCTGGGGACGGCTCATTTAGATGTTTTACTGTGGAGCAAGATTACAAATTACGAAGTAAGATACAACATTGAAGAAGAACGACAATACAATTTCAAAATATCGAGCAGA
This window contains:
- the LOC130973765 gene encoding protein BPS1, chloroplastic-like, producing the protein MSRPQEPHRPFFPFGNPFRMISPKGSVLSPQLLAVLHAFEVTLGERLKKLMPKSNDEILSLSWMTLAMQMLSETHNDIKTLIADLDLPVHDWDEKWIDVYLDISVKLLDICIAFSSELSRLNQGNLLLQCALHKLNSSSSKQFARAQSSLDGWKKHIDSRNPRIEKCDGILDNLVGSLDLPKVKKSPKGKVLMQAMYGVKVQTVFVCSVFAAAFSGSTKKLIDLDVAEIYTWAPEFKSLQNLVNEEVRVRFSSGRFTVLKELEAVDSAVKELYPIIPDVVDPIETELDLKTVEQLGRATEKLSEGLDLLAKGVDGFFQVVLSGRDALLSNLRSGGTVYDRGSGGNIGVQAVN